One genomic segment of Euwallacea fornicatus isolate EFF26 chromosome 18, ASM4011564v1, whole genome shotgun sequence includes these proteins:
- the LOC136345161 gene encoding uncharacterized protein — protein sequence MDQLGIEKRLTLSYLLCVTMGATASITTGIAWGHWYRTLDQCVFKNCSCIIYGKNTQSHFLGGDQAPCIWVTYGPLLYVFFAICMSCFHGYRVLFATKSPRMQTTRSVVAKMQHGSSVQITAITQENTSPLPRAFWITLSVFTSVFFAYALINFSIFIDGYYTTCNQYRSVLEKTLGVFGTALPVVHRRLHCQSIFDFMDYMHLDSANASRNGFINTGLSLIIGLVASCSAWVILLLASILNITMANRRQEYI from the exons ATGGACCAATTGGGCATTGAAAAGAGACTCACCCTCAGTTACTTGCTATGTGTGACCATGGGTGCAACAGCCAGTATTACAACTGGCATAGCATGGGGCCATTGGTACCGCACTTTAGACCAgtgtgtttttaaaaattgtagcTGTATCATATATGGCAAAAACACACAGTCTCATTTTCTTG GAGGGGATCAGGCACCATGCATTTGGGTAACCTATGGCCCCTTGTTATATGTCTTCTTTGCAATATGCATGTCATGTTTTCATGGGTACAGAGTTTTGTTCGCGACGAAATCACCTAGAATGCAGACAACTCGCTCTGTAGTAGCTAAAATGCA GCATGGTTCATCAGTACAAATAACAGCCATAACACAAGAGAACACAAGCCCCTTACCTAGAGCCTTTTGGATCACTCTCTCAGTATTCACATCAGTATTTTTTGCTTATgcattaatcaatttttctatatttattgATGGCTATTACACTACCTGCAATCAATACCGAAGTGTGTTGGAAAAAACACTGGGGGTGTTTGGAACAGCCTTGCCGGTAGTACACAGAAGACTGCATTGTCAgtcaatttttgattttatggaTTACATGCATTTGGATAGTGCAAACGCCTCTAGAAATGGTTTTATTAATACCGGATTATCTTTAATCATAGGATTAGTAGCTTCCTGTTCTGCTTGGGTGATATTGTTACTGGccagtattttaaatatcacaATGGCTAATAGAAGGCAGGAGTATATTTGA
- the LOC136345158 gene encoding histone acetyltransferase type B catalytic subunit-like isoform X2: MATYKKSVCKVVTFKIIYEEHDLESENAVSFKPEMSHQIFGDSESIFGYKQLAITINMLHNSCLCYLDLKSGGKINKAGMKPDDIVATLDAWLPSDTTRSCDEFVEWIKNEQHDQMYGDVIGSFKCKVNTSETSNSTITYKITENDMHNDDFKDFHARFETYIIWFIDAANYIDMGDPKWVIFYVYEEGKHQIKNISCRTPVAFCTVYKFYAYPNKYRPRISQIFVLPSHQRQGIGTNLYATISKKFRLDEEVVDIAVEEPTSDFQKIRDLEDCGVMHKTLLKQNINYFTTSSKKIFQLGHKNKIGKKQMQRVYDILGLYYASQKGYAHHKRIVANIKTRTKDHSDRECQPGKRFCKIGPSKAHPDVMLREVVDVEFERYYSGLAPSLEYLKVKMDDWLQKNSE; encoded by the exons ATGGCTACTTACAAGAAAAGCGTCTGCAAAGTGGTTACTTTCAAAATAA TATATGAAGAGCATGATCTTGAATCTGAAAATGCGGTGTCTTTTAAGCCTGAAATGTCTCATCAAATATTTGGTGACAG CGAGTCAATCTTTGGCTACAAGCAACTTgccataacaataaatatgcTTCACAATTCATGTCTTTGCTATTTAGACCTAAAAAGTGGAGGCAAAATCAATAAGGCAGGCATGAAACCTGATGATATAGTTGCAACGTTAGATGCCTGGCTGCCCTCTGATACTACCAGGAGCTGTGATGAATTTGTGGAATggataaaaaatgaacaacaTGATCAAATGTACGGAGATGTCATTGGCAGCTTTAAATGTAAAGTAAATACAAGTGAAACGAGCAATAGTACCATCACTTACAAGATAACTGAGAATGATATGCATAATGatgattttaaagattttcacGCTCGATTTGAGACTTACATCATATGGTTCATAGATGCAGCCAATTACATTGACATGGGCGATCCAAAGTGGGTCATCTTTTATGTCTATGAGGAAGGAaaacatcaaataaaaaatatttcttgtcgCACCCCAGTGGCATTTTGCACTGTATATAAATTCTATGCTTATCCCAACAAATACAGGCCCAGAATTAGTCAAATTTTTGTGCTACCATCACACCAAAGACAAGGCATTGGCACTAATTTATATGCGACTATATCAAAAAAGTTTAGACTTGATGAGGAAGTCGTTGACATAGCAGTTGAAGAGCCGACATcagatttccaaaaaattcgcGATCTTGAAGACTGTGGAGTAATGCACAAAACTTTgttgaaacaaaatataaactaCTTCACTACCAGctcgaaaaaaattttccaactgGGGCATAAAAATAAGATCGGCAAAAAGCAAATGCAGAGAGTGTACGACATATTAGGCCTCTATTACGCCTCTCAGAAGGGTTATGCGCACCATAAGAGAATTGTGGCAAACATAAAAACTAGGACGAAGGATCACAGTGAC cgCGAATGTCAACCAGGAAAGCGATTTTGTAAAATTGGTCCGTCGAAAGCACACCCAGATGTTATGTTAAGAGAAGTCGTAGACGTAGAATTTGAGCGATATTACAGCGGATTAGCACCTTCACTGGAGTATTTGAAAGTTAAGATGGATGACTGGCTGCAAAAAAATAGTGAATAG
- the LOC136345158 gene encoding histone acetyltransferase type B catalytic subunit-like isoform X1 gives MCGTAGASGNTQVKNRGYMATYKKSVCKVVTFKIIYEEHDLESENAVSFKPEMSHQIFGDSESIFGYKQLAITINMLHNSCLCYLDLKSGGKINKAGMKPDDIVATLDAWLPSDTTRSCDEFVEWIKNEQHDQMYGDVIGSFKCKVNTSETSNSTITYKITENDMHNDDFKDFHARFETYIIWFIDAANYIDMGDPKWVIFYVYEEGKHQIKNISCRTPVAFCTVYKFYAYPNKYRPRISQIFVLPSHQRQGIGTNLYATISKKFRLDEEVVDIAVEEPTSDFQKIRDLEDCGVMHKTLLKQNINYFTTSSKKIFQLGHKNKIGKKQMQRVYDILGLYYASQKGYAHHKRIVANIKTRTKDHSDRECQPGKRFCKIGPSKAHPDVMLREVVDVEFERYYSGLAPSLEYLKVKMDDWLQKNSE, from the exons ATGT GTGGCACTGCGGGAGCCTCCGGAAACACTCAAGTTAAGAACCGTGGATACATGGCTACTTACAAGAAAAGCGTCTGCAAAGTGGTTACTTTCAAAATAA TATATGAAGAGCATGATCTTGAATCTGAAAATGCGGTGTCTTTTAAGCCTGAAATGTCTCATCAAATATTTGGTGACAG CGAGTCAATCTTTGGCTACAAGCAACTTgccataacaataaatatgcTTCACAATTCATGTCTTTGCTATTTAGACCTAAAAAGTGGAGGCAAAATCAATAAGGCAGGCATGAAACCTGATGATATAGTTGCAACGTTAGATGCCTGGCTGCCCTCTGATACTACCAGGAGCTGTGATGAATTTGTGGAATggataaaaaatgaacaacaTGATCAAATGTACGGAGATGTCATTGGCAGCTTTAAATGTAAAGTAAATACAAGTGAAACGAGCAATAGTACCATCACTTACAAGATAACTGAGAATGATATGCATAATGatgattttaaagattttcacGCTCGATTTGAGACTTACATCATATGGTTCATAGATGCAGCCAATTACATTGACATGGGCGATCCAAAGTGGGTCATCTTTTATGTCTATGAGGAAGGAaaacatcaaataaaaaatatttcttgtcgCACCCCAGTGGCATTTTGCACTGTATATAAATTCTATGCTTATCCCAACAAATACAGGCCCAGAATTAGTCAAATTTTTGTGCTACCATCACACCAAAGACAAGGCATTGGCACTAATTTATATGCGACTATATCAAAAAAGTTTAGACTTGATGAGGAAGTCGTTGACATAGCAGTTGAAGAGCCGACATcagatttccaaaaaattcgcGATCTTGAAGACTGTGGAGTAATGCACAAAACTTTgttgaaacaaaatataaactaCTTCACTACCAGctcgaaaaaaattttccaactgGGGCATAAAAATAAGATCGGCAAAAAGCAAATGCAGAGAGTGTACGACATATTAGGCCTCTATTACGCCTCTCAGAAGGGTTATGCGCACCATAAGAGAATTGTGGCAAACATAAAAACTAGGACGAAGGATCACAGTGAC cgCGAATGTCAACCAGGAAAGCGATTTTGTAAAATTGGTCCGTCGAAAGCACACCCAGATGTTATGTTAAGAGAAGTCGTAGACGTAGAATTTGAGCGATATTACAGCGGATTAGCACCTTCACTGGAGTATTTGAAAGTTAAGATGGATGACTGGCTGCAAAAAAATAGTGAATAG
- the Nak gene encoding AP2-associated protein kinase 1 isoform X1: MKKLFSKIEKNIETTPKEPSTAIGKVFKVGSHTVQVEEILAEGGFAIVYLVKAYIGGAYTRAALKRMYVNNEQDLNVAKRELQIISSLNGHKNIVGYIDSSFISLGGGVFEVMLLMTYYRQSLLDVMKEHGRPDFSETEVLTIFCDICEAVARLHHCKTPIMHRDLKVENILIEGDTYLLCDFGSATSRVLNPSEKGVVLVEDEIKKYTTLSYRAPEMVDMYCGKSITTKADIWALGCLLYKICFFTLPFGESTLAIQSGNFYIPDTSQYSKSIHQLIRYMLEPDPDIRPDIYQVSCIAFELLGKLNPIKNFKKEPKPVLEELSVPLYDSEQKRATQLKVQGVKMVPTTPTVEGTSVMPRQRPKGSATTPLNLNNIPLNITSSPNASKKSQNSPNSQLTQGNNPSSFASPPVFPDFPPAGDYFQKGDELPPQQLDSLFQSSIYPDPFRDDHAAMSDADNNGNSKGEGFGAATTVTVVSPVAGDVPLFGSGSLGRGVSPLRSGLTESTSIIEGASPPSSPSLSVPKGHRRNMSDTTAFNKAFATETTQFLAPFESSLKPKSRDSPTQTCGENVVTAPMGSSASTNDVSHPIGSDGRSLSADVAGWNPFEESTPFSQMTEDHIFGAEFDKIRQGNGSQSRLHFIGIQGVKSSESLVMHEDPFGAAPFSFPVKSRDKTHKRLHSAVLSACRSTIPEVVPEEKLYDSSSETPSIPHIYSEGDDLLMGTTETESDKETSLPVKKVQLPLELPLEDRHKYEKLVQGIDVSSDSSDREDKIKQVIKKKKKMLHHVYKSVELPIKGFRSEEKQGKKSKMKKSQQEMEVDSDDSIGSASDLKAEEDQVEIGEEAREDLKSEDIQTCGSSAYHAECESMATHEEDYTSRIVRVRRKEEAKASEHQGQSEDLIFIGHQYGERPLLADDELDSDCEVPENSSKWNPDKNLTKKEDLWIPPSSSFEDAPDVFSLAPFGKSRMRKTSLDPSLAFHSSVNPNKPEMRASSEAPRSLNPFLADDVLFEPLNFTQETVSFDYNFEISPIKTSNSPVNNQATGLLIDLSSKSSDNPKPEAKSISPKPKQKKEKKKDVMKSKYQLFSDNSVSDESPGSRAKTQQKNVKYGNTGKKTGKNKKSSVKVSLEEGFSNMSFEDFPSGEEEVVMNSELPFEVLRSPSEEHRRAGSKKTVNPFS; the protein is encoded by the exons ATGAAGAAATTGTtctcaaaaatagaaaaaaacatcGAAACCACCCCAAAAGAGCCTAGTACTGCTATAGGCAAGGTTTTTAAAGTTGGGTCACATACTGTTCAAGTGGAAGAAATACTGGCAGaag GTGGATTTGCAATTGTATACCTAGTAAAGGCGTATATAGGTGGGGCATATACACGAGCAGCCCTCAAGCGAATGTATGTCAATAACGAGCAGGATTTAAATGTTGCCAAACGAGAACTCCAAATAATT AGTAGTTTAAATGGGCACAAAAACATTGTGGGCTACATAGATTCTAGTTTTATTTCCCTGGGAGGGGGAGTGTTTGAGGTCATGTTGCTCATGACATACTACCGACAAAGTTTATTGGATGTCATGAAAGAGCATGGAAGGCCAGATTTTAGCGAGACTGAAGTCTTAACTATTTTCTGTGATATATGTGAAGCTGTTGCTAGGTTGCATCATTGCAAAACGCCTATTATGCATCGAGATTTAAAG GTAGAGAATATATTAATTGAAGGTGATACATATTTACTATGTGATTTCGGATCGGCCACGTCTAGAGTGTTAAATCCATCGGAAAAGGGCGTTGTTTTAGTGgaagatgaaattaaaaaatacacaactttgAGCTATAGAGCGCCAGAAATGGTCGATATGTACTGCGGAAAATCAATAACCACTAAGGCTGATATTTGG GCTTTAGGATGTTTGttgtataaaatatgtttcttCACATTGCCTTTTGGTGAAAGCACTTTGGCCATCCAAAGTGGCAACTTCTACATTCCAGATACTTCTCAATATTCAAAAAGCATTCATCAATTGATAC GTTACATGTTGGAACCAGATCCGGATATTAGACCAGACATTTATCAAGTCAGTTGCATAGCCTTTGAGCTATTAGGCAAACTAAACCCCATAAAGAATTTCAAG aAAGAACCTAAACCAGTACTAGAGGAATTGTCAGTGCCTCTGTATGATTCAGAACAAAAACGCGCCACTCAACTGAAAGTGCAGGGTGTAAAAATGGTACCAACAACTCCCACTGTAGAGGGCACTAGCGTTATGCCAAGACAGCGCCCCAAGGGTAGCGCCACCACCCCTTTGAACCTAAACAACATTCCTCTTAACATAACTTCCAGCCCAAACGCTTCAAAAAAGTCCCAAAATTCTCCGAATTCCCAGCTAACGCAAGGCAACAATCCGAGCTCTTTCGCCAGCCCTCCGGTTTTCCCCGATTTTCCTCCGGCCGGCgattatttccaaaaaggGGACGAGCTTCCACCCCAACAATTGGATTCCCTGTTTCAGTCTTCCATTTATCCTGATCCTTTTCGAGATGATCATGCGGCAATGAGTGATGCAgacaataatggaaatagtAAAGGAGAAGGATTTGGTGCTGCTACTACTGTTACGGTGGTGTCGCCGGTTGCTGGAGATGTTCCATTGTTTGGGTCTGGATCTTTGGGTCGAGGG GTAAGTCCGTTGAGAAGTGGACTCACCGAGTCTACTAGCATTATCGAAGGAGCGTCTCCTCCTTCCTCACCATCTCTTAGTGTACCTAAAGGGCACCGGCGTAATATGAGCGACACTACTGCTTTTAACAA GGCTTTTGCGACAGAAACCACTCAATTTCTCGCTCCATTTGAATCGTCCCTAAAGCCCAAATCGCGCGATTCTCCCACTCAAACATGTGGTGAAAACGTCGTCACAGCTCCAATGGGAAGCTCAGCTTCAACCAACGACGTCAGTCATCCCATTG GTTCAGATGGTCGTTCTCTGTCAGCCGACGTGGCCGGTTGGAATCCTTTCGAGGAATCTACTCCGTTCAGTCAAATGACTGAGGATCATATTTTTGGAGCggaatttgataaaatcagACAAGGGAACGGTAGTCAAAGCA GATTGCATTTTATAGGTATTCAGGGGGTGAAGTCAAGCGAAAGTTTGGTGATGCATGAGGACCCGTTCGGGGCTGCGCCCTTCAGCTTTCCAGTGAAATCACGCGATAAGACTCACAAGCGGCTTCATTCCGCAG TTTTATCAGCCTGCAGATCGACCATTCCAGAAGTAGTACCCGAAGAAAAACTCTATGATTCTAGCTCGGAAACCCCCTCAATACCGCATATCTACTCTGAGGGGGACGACCTTTTAATGGGTACCACCGAAACAGAGAGCGACAAAGAAACGTCCTTGCCCGTTAAGAAAGTTCAGCTGCCTTTAGAGCTGCCCTTAGAAGATCGGCATAAATACGAGAAACTAGTGCAAGGTATCGATGTCAGTTCGGACAGCAGCGATAGAGAGGAcaaaattaagcaagttattaagaagaagaaaaagatgTTGCACCACGTTTATAAGAGTGTGGAATTGCCAATAAAGGGTTTTCGCTCCGAGGAGAAACAAGGGAAAAAGTCGAAGATGAAGAAAAGTCAACAGGAAATGGAGGTTGACTCGGACGATTCAATCGGATCTGCCAGTGATTTGAAGGCAGAAGAGGACCAGGTGGAAATTGGCGAGGAGGCCAGAGAagatttgaaaagtgaagatATTCAGACTTGTGGGTCCTCGGCTTATCATGCAGAATGCGAGAGTATGGCTACACATGAAGAGGACTATACCAGCAGAATAGTTAGGGTGAGGCGGAAAGAAGAGGCCAAAGCTAGTGAACACCAAGGTCAGAGtgaagatttaatttttattg gTCATCAATACGGGGAAAGACCTCTTCTCGCAGACGACGAGTTAGATTCGGATTGTGAAGTACCagaaaactcatcaaaatGGAACCCCGACAAAAATCTTACAAAGAAAGAAGACTTGTGGATCCCGCCCTCAAGCAGTTTTGAAGATGCCCCTGATGTTTTTAGTCTGGCACCTTTCGGAAAGTCCAGAATGCGCAAAACAAGCCTAGACCCCTCACTAGCTTTTCATAGCTCAGTTAATCCCAACAAACCCGAAATGCGAGCTTCTTCTGAAGCTCCGCGATCTTTAAACCCCTTTTTAGCCGACGATGTTTTGTTCGAACCCCTGAATTTCACACAAGAAACTGTTTCCTTCGACTATAACTTTGAAATAAGTCCTATAAAAACTAGTAACTCACCGGTGAATAATCAAGCAACCGGGCTCTTGATCGATTTATCTAGCAAGAGCTCTGATAATCCAAAGCCGGAAGCGAAGTCCATTTCACCAAAACCTAAgcagaaaaaggaaaaaaagaaggaTGTGATGAAGTCAAAATACCAGCTTTTCAGCGATAATAGTGTTTCGGACGAGAGTCCTGGAAGCAGAGCAAAGACCCAacagaaaaatgtgaaatatggCAATACAGGGAAGAAAACGGGcaaaaacaagaaaagttCGGTGAAAGTGTCACTAGAGGAAGGTTTCAGCAATATGAGTTTTGAGGACTTCCCTTCAGGTGAAGAGGAGGTTGTGATGAACTCTGAGTTGCCCTTTGAAGTACTGCGGAGCCCTAGTGAAGAACACCGGAGGGCCGGGTCTAAAAAGACAGTAAATCCATTTTCCTGA
- the Nak gene encoding AP2-associated protein kinase 1 isoform X2: protein MKKLFSKIEKNIETTPKEPSTAIGKVFKVGSHTVQVEEILAEGGFAIVYLVKAYIGGAYTRAALKRMYVNNEQDLNVAKRELQIISSLNGHKNIVGYIDSSFISLGGGVFEVMLLMTYYRQSLLDVMKEHGRPDFSETEVLTIFCDICEAVARLHHCKTPIMHRDLKVENILIEGDTYLLCDFGSATSRVLNPSEKGVVLVEDEIKKYTTLSYRAPEMVDMYCGKSITTKADIWALGCLLYKICFFTLPFGESTLAIQSGNFYIPDTSQYSKSIHQLIRYMLEPDPDIRPDIYQVSCIAFELLGKLNPIKNFKKEPKPVLEELSVPLYDSEQKRATQLKVQGVKMVPTTPTVEGTSVMPRQRPKGSATTPLNLNNIPLNITSSPNASKKSQNSPNSQLTQGNNPSSFASPPVFPDFPPAGDYFQKGDELPPQQLDSLFQSSIYPDPFRDDHAAMSDADNNGNSKGEGFGAATTVTVVSPVAGDVPLFGSGSLGRGVSPLRSGLTESTSIIEGASPPSSPSLSVPKGHRRNMSDTTAFNKAFATETTQFLAPFESSLKPKSRDSPTQTCGENVVTAPMGSSASTNDVSHPIGSDGRSLSADVAGWNPFEESTPFSQMTEDHIFGAEFDKIRQGNGSQSSIQGVKSSESLVMHEDPFGAAPFSFPVKSRDKTHKRLHSAVLSACRSTIPEVVPEEKLYDSSSETPSIPHIYSEGDDLLMGTTETESDKETSLPVKKVQLPLELPLEDRHKYEKLVQGIDVSSDSSDREDKIKQVIKKKKKMLHHVYKSVELPIKGFRSEEKQGKKSKMKKSQQEMEVDSDDSIGSASDLKAEEDQVEIGEEAREDLKSEDIQTCGSSAYHAECESMATHEEDYTSRIVRVRRKEEAKASEHQGQSEDLIFIGHQYGERPLLADDELDSDCEVPENSSKWNPDKNLTKKEDLWIPPSSSFEDAPDVFSLAPFGKSRMRKTSLDPSLAFHSSVNPNKPEMRASSEAPRSLNPFLADDVLFEPLNFTQETVSFDYNFEISPIKTSNSPVNNQATGLLIDLSSKSSDNPKPEAKSISPKPKQKKEKKKDVMKSKYQLFSDNSVSDESPGSRAKTQQKNVKYGNTGKKTGKNKKSSVKVSLEEGFSNMSFEDFPSGEEEVVMNSELPFEVLRSPSEEHRRAGSKKTVNPFS from the exons ATGAAGAAATTGTtctcaaaaatagaaaaaaacatcGAAACCACCCCAAAAGAGCCTAGTACTGCTATAGGCAAGGTTTTTAAAGTTGGGTCACATACTGTTCAAGTGGAAGAAATACTGGCAGaag GTGGATTTGCAATTGTATACCTAGTAAAGGCGTATATAGGTGGGGCATATACACGAGCAGCCCTCAAGCGAATGTATGTCAATAACGAGCAGGATTTAAATGTTGCCAAACGAGAACTCCAAATAATT AGTAGTTTAAATGGGCACAAAAACATTGTGGGCTACATAGATTCTAGTTTTATTTCCCTGGGAGGGGGAGTGTTTGAGGTCATGTTGCTCATGACATACTACCGACAAAGTTTATTGGATGTCATGAAAGAGCATGGAAGGCCAGATTTTAGCGAGACTGAAGTCTTAACTATTTTCTGTGATATATGTGAAGCTGTTGCTAGGTTGCATCATTGCAAAACGCCTATTATGCATCGAGATTTAAAG GTAGAGAATATATTAATTGAAGGTGATACATATTTACTATGTGATTTCGGATCGGCCACGTCTAGAGTGTTAAATCCATCGGAAAAGGGCGTTGTTTTAGTGgaagatgaaattaaaaaatacacaactttgAGCTATAGAGCGCCAGAAATGGTCGATATGTACTGCGGAAAATCAATAACCACTAAGGCTGATATTTGG GCTTTAGGATGTTTGttgtataaaatatgtttcttCACATTGCCTTTTGGTGAAAGCACTTTGGCCATCCAAAGTGGCAACTTCTACATTCCAGATACTTCTCAATATTCAAAAAGCATTCATCAATTGATAC GTTACATGTTGGAACCAGATCCGGATATTAGACCAGACATTTATCAAGTCAGTTGCATAGCCTTTGAGCTATTAGGCAAACTAAACCCCATAAAGAATTTCAAG aAAGAACCTAAACCAGTACTAGAGGAATTGTCAGTGCCTCTGTATGATTCAGAACAAAAACGCGCCACTCAACTGAAAGTGCAGGGTGTAAAAATGGTACCAACAACTCCCACTGTAGAGGGCACTAGCGTTATGCCAAGACAGCGCCCCAAGGGTAGCGCCACCACCCCTTTGAACCTAAACAACATTCCTCTTAACATAACTTCCAGCCCAAACGCTTCAAAAAAGTCCCAAAATTCTCCGAATTCCCAGCTAACGCAAGGCAACAATCCGAGCTCTTTCGCCAGCCCTCCGGTTTTCCCCGATTTTCCTCCGGCCGGCgattatttccaaaaaggGGACGAGCTTCCACCCCAACAATTGGATTCCCTGTTTCAGTCTTCCATTTATCCTGATCCTTTTCGAGATGATCATGCGGCAATGAGTGATGCAgacaataatggaaatagtAAAGGAGAAGGATTTGGTGCTGCTACTACTGTTACGGTGGTGTCGCCGGTTGCTGGAGATGTTCCATTGTTTGGGTCTGGATCTTTGGGTCGAGGG GTAAGTCCGTTGAGAAGTGGACTCACCGAGTCTACTAGCATTATCGAAGGAGCGTCTCCTCCTTCCTCACCATCTCTTAGTGTACCTAAAGGGCACCGGCGTAATATGAGCGACACTACTGCTTTTAACAA GGCTTTTGCGACAGAAACCACTCAATTTCTCGCTCCATTTGAATCGTCCCTAAAGCCCAAATCGCGCGATTCTCCCACTCAAACATGTGGTGAAAACGTCGTCACAGCTCCAATGGGAAGCTCAGCTTCAACCAACGACGTCAGTCATCCCATTG GTTCAGATGGTCGTTCTCTGTCAGCCGACGTGGCCGGTTGGAATCCTTTCGAGGAATCTACTCCGTTCAGTCAAATGACTGAGGATCATATTTTTGGAGCggaatttgataaaatcagACAAGGGAACGGTAGTCAAAGCA GTATTCAGGGGGTGAAGTCAAGCGAAAGTTTGGTGATGCATGAGGACCCGTTCGGGGCTGCGCCCTTCAGCTTTCCAGTGAAATCACGCGATAAGACTCACAAGCGGCTTCATTCCGCAG TTTTATCAGCCTGCAGATCGACCATTCCAGAAGTAGTACCCGAAGAAAAACTCTATGATTCTAGCTCGGAAACCCCCTCAATACCGCATATCTACTCTGAGGGGGACGACCTTTTAATGGGTACCACCGAAACAGAGAGCGACAAAGAAACGTCCTTGCCCGTTAAGAAAGTTCAGCTGCCTTTAGAGCTGCCCTTAGAAGATCGGCATAAATACGAGAAACTAGTGCAAGGTATCGATGTCAGTTCGGACAGCAGCGATAGAGAGGAcaaaattaagcaagttattaagaagaagaaaaagatgTTGCACCACGTTTATAAGAGTGTGGAATTGCCAATAAAGGGTTTTCGCTCCGAGGAGAAACAAGGGAAAAAGTCGAAGATGAAGAAAAGTCAACAGGAAATGGAGGTTGACTCGGACGATTCAATCGGATCTGCCAGTGATTTGAAGGCAGAAGAGGACCAGGTGGAAATTGGCGAGGAGGCCAGAGAagatttgaaaagtgaagatATTCAGACTTGTGGGTCCTCGGCTTATCATGCAGAATGCGAGAGTATGGCTACACATGAAGAGGACTATACCAGCAGAATAGTTAGGGTGAGGCGGAAAGAAGAGGCCAAAGCTAGTGAACACCAAGGTCAGAGtgaagatttaatttttattg gTCATCAATACGGGGAAAGACCTCTTCTCGCAGACGACGAGTTAGATTCGGATTGTGAAGTACCagaaaactcatcaaaatGGAACCCCGACAAAAATCTTACAAAGAAAGAAGACTTGTGGATCCCGCCCTCAAGCAGTTTTGAAGATGCCCCTGATGTTTTTAGTCTGGCACCTTTCGGAAAGTCCAGAATGCGCAAAACAAGCCTAGACCCCTCACTAGCTTTTCATAGCTCAGTTAATCCCAACAAACCCGAAATGCGAGCTTCTTCTGAAGCTCCGCGATCTTTAAACCCCTTTTTAGCCGACGATGTTTTGTTCGAACCCCTGAATTTCACACAAGAAACTGTTTCCTTCGACTATAACTTTGAAATAAGTCCTATAAAAACTAGTAACTCACCGGTGAATAATCAAGCAACCGGGCTCTTGATCGATTTATCTAGCAAGAGCTCTGATAATCCAAAGCCGGAAGCGAAGTCCATTTCACCAAAACCTAAgcagaaaaaggaaaaaaagaaggaTGTGATGAAGTCAAAATACCAGCTTTTCAGCGATAATAGTGTTTCGGACGAGAGTCCTGGAAGCAGAGCAAAGACCCAacagaaaaatgtgaaatatggCAATACAGGGAAGAAAACGGGcaaaaacaagaaaagttCGGTGAAAGTGTCACTAGAGGAAGGTTTCAGCAATATGAGTTTTGAGGACTTCCCTTCAGGTGAAGAGGAGGTTGTGATGAACTCTGAGTTGCCCTTTGAAGTACTGCGGAGCCCTAGTGAAGAACACCGGAGGGCCGGGTCTAAAAAGACAGTAAATCCATTTTCCTGA